The genomic segment TTCCAATCTGAGCAAAATATGCTTTGTCCGCATTCGCAAGTCGGTCTTGGAACAGAACCCATTCCTTTTTGCATCTCTCTCGTACCTATtggacacacacacacacacataagcTAAGTAGTTTTTTATCAATAAGCAAAACACCATTTTTTTATGATCCCAAGGAATTTAGGGAAATATAGAATTTGTAAAGGGTTGGGCAGTATAAGGTAAGATGGGCGATTCAACAAGTTTAGAAGGCGAAACATGCAGTTTCAAAACTTATACACAAGATTTTGACTTGTTTTTTTACTATAATTCCTTTACTAGTTCCCACTTCAGTCCGCCACTGCAATGGTTGGGCTAGTTTTgtgttttgttttttgttttcctTAATCACTCTCTCAGATCGAAATTCAAGATGCTTTATGTCTGAAAATATGGTAGTTCATGGACCAAATCCTTCTTAGAAAAAAGTTTTTAACTCACAAAGATTAAGCTGTCAGAATAAAAATAACAGCGCAGATTAATCAACGTATATAGAGAATATGTCCTAAATATAAGCCAACCAAGTTATTCAAGTCGAGGGCAAAAAAGAATACAATATCATTTAGACAAACACACATCACAGTTCTGGATATACATACCCCTTGCCACGGTGCTTTACCATTCTCAGATTCTCCCTGGGAATTTAAAAAGAAGTTGCAAAATTATTGAAATTGTGTGCAAAGACAATAACACAAAAAAACCAGAAAGAGCATTAAAACAAACAGAAACCAGGcaattatttatgaaatgtaACGCTACTTAACCCCTGTTATCAACAAACACAGAAGTGGATGGATTTAAGAAGGGTCGGCTACTTAAAAAGGTGAATTTAAGAATCAGAAGAAACAAACTTCAACAACATGAAGGCCTTGGttaatcatttttttatctGTTTATTCAAACCATGCAAGTCCAATCTAAGGTATAGACTCCAAATAGTCACATTTTCTATACTCTAAGGATGTCGTCGGTAAACTTATCTGTAGTTAATGTAACCGGCTCCAGAACATAGGAATCTGTAGCATGAGTAATATGATTATTGACGAGTTACTAATAACTAACCTGACTTCCAAGTGATGGAATAACTTGATGCACAATCCACTGTGAATCAACAACACCAATTTTTTCATGTGCAGGCTACAGGGGAAAACAAAAAGCAATTAGACAATTTTGTGAAAGGATAGCAAGGTTCTCCAAGAACTTGAGGTTATGACACAAGATAATTTGAATAATTGAAACAAGAGAACTTCTCTTAAAGGCTTTCTTCCCTTTTCCCTTCGGCTCTTACTTGCAAACGGGCACGcgcacacacatacacacacaaaaGAGAGAGAAAGAAACAGAGAGACTAACGTCAACACATCTCCTTAAAGCAAAATCCAATCCCCAACCATGCACCAAGTCATTCTGCAAGCATATGAATTAAAGAGGCACTGATCAACAACATGGTTGAAACAGAGCCCTGGAACAGCAACCAAGTGCTGGCAAGCTATATGAATGAATATAATAAATGGATACAAAAACAGAAAGAGGTGATGCCGAGTCTCGTATCCCAAAAATAGACAAGTACCTGAATCATATGCCAAACACATCTCCAAGCTTCACGAGAAAACACCGGAGCCATGATTTCCACAAAACTGAACAAAAAACAGAAATAGTAACATAAGTTATTATTGTACACTTTACGGGTGAGACATTAGATTTGAGATTGATGGATATCAACATTGATTGAGAAAGACTCCAGAAAATTCTAgcagatttaaaattcaaatatttttttccacATATAACTCTAACATAAGGTCATATTTTATGTAGACCATGAGCCATAATTGAGATAATCAGTATTCTTTCTTTCCAGCCCACCGTTACCAATTATTCCGCGAAACTAAGCCATATATTAATTTGGATACATTTAATCATCAATTAAAGGTCACATTTCCAATTAGTGGTCTTCCAGTTGTGTGCTACTCAATCATTCTAGATAAAACAATTTATCCATGAACCTTGGTGATGTACTGAAAAGGCAAAAAATTCGACAGTGATATTCAAATTTCCAATAAGAGATTTTAGTTCCATTAGATCCTTCCCGTTCCTCCCGATCTGTGCCAACACAATCGATAGTAGGAGCAATTTCTTTGCACTACCTTCACCATCCAGTTACCCCCAGCTGCCAATATGCCACCAAGTTCCCAACAATATAAagttcagaatatatatatatatatatatatatatatatattatcaataGCAGAAGGAGAGTATTTACGCTGCACATGGAGGCAAATGTGGATCACTACACCATCCTGGTTTCTCCTCTGTATCTCTGTTTATGAACATACATACACCTGTTGGTTACAAAGATACAGATTTGGTAGAAACCGTAGTGTGTACTTATGTATTTACTCAATAAACCTACTTGTGAACTTCTCGGTCACCTCTTCTCTTGGTCATTTGCCATGTCAGTCCATTGTTGGGTTCAAGACCAGGTTGAGAAATCTCTAAACCGTGTTTTTTAACCAATTGAATATACCTATTGTGAAGAGAAGGCCCCAAAACAGTTGGGGATAAATAAACATTATACATCAATTTAACACAACGGAAAGTATGAAGACTAAAAAGACCATATTTACTTCTCAGCATTAAAGTGTTCAACTCCAAGATCTTCATCCCAAATGAAAATATAATCATAAGCAGCTACAATATCCGGATGCAGAAATCTTTTTGCATACCACCTATGAACCAGACAATAAAGAGAAGTCAACAAGCGATGAAAAGAGTGACATTTCCGAGTTGACATTATATTTTCGACAGGAACCGATAAGtgttaattttctttttctgaCTTGCCCTATTGACATTGAGCTTTAGTGCATCACAGTAGTGTTGTT from the Primulina tabacum isolate GXHZ01 chromosome 8, ASM2559414v2, whole genome shotgun sequence genome contains:
- the LOC142553507 gene encoding uncharacterized protein LOC142553507 isoform X2 — its product is MSSGVFKKPSGSARLVITTILGTMFGYFIGVSFPSVSLSKINLPSSVRSSIDVAYIDDHQNSASRSLPENVGSGGTPSTPKIFVPTNPRGAESLAPGIVVSESDFYLRRLWGEPSEDLKMKPKYLVIFTVGLDQKNNVDAAVKKFTEDFQIMLFHYDGHTSEWDQFEWSQRAVHVSVRKQTKWWYAKRFLHPDIVAAYDYIFIWDEDLGVEHFNAEKYIQLVKKHGLEISQPGLEPNNGLTWQMTKRRGDREVHKDTEEKPGWCSDPHLPPCAAFVEIMAPVFSREAWRCVWHMIQNDLVHGWGLDFALRRCVDPAHEKIGVVDSQWIVHQVIPSLGSQGESENGKAPWQGVRERCKKEWVLFQDRLANADKAYFAQIGNN
- the LOC142553507 gene encoding uncharacterized protein LOC142553507 isoform X1, translated to MGTSHRSGVFKKPSGSARLVITTILGTMFGYFIGVSFPSVSLSKINLPSSVRSSIDVAYIDDHQNSASRSLPENVGSGGTPSTPKIFVPTNPRGAESLAPGIVVSESDFYLRRLWGEPSEDLKMKPKYLVIFTVGLDQKNNVDAAVKKFTEDFQIMLFHYDGHTSEWDQFEWSQRAVHVSVRKQTKWWYAKRFLHPDIVAAYDYIFIWDEDLGVEHFNAEKYIQLVKKHGLEISQPGLEPNNGLTWQMTKRRGDREVHKDTEEKPGWCSDPHLPPCAAFVEIMAPVFSREAWRCVWHMIQNDLVHGWGLDFALRRCVDPAHEKIGVVDSQWIVHQVIPSLGSQGESENGKAPWQGVRERCKKEWVLFQDRLANADKAYFAQIGNN